The proteins below come from a single Mesobacillus jeotgali genomic window:
- the glp gene encoding gephyrin-like molybdotransferase Glp, with amino-acid sequence MQFFKVKSVEETFALIDEKIGKITETEIRLLDEALHYILAEDVTACENVPGFDRSTVDGYAVIARDTYGSSESMPGFLNVAGEVHMGEEAVKPVGRGEAIYVPTGGMLPPGSNSVLMIEHCEEIGGLLNTYKQIAPGENVIRKGEDIKAGEVLLSEGTRLRPQELGALAALGVSEVKVYRKLKAAYLSSGDEIVPFETKTLETGQIRDINYLTVKGLVNEWDIELIYGGITRDEYQEFAQKARELYEQADCLILSGGSSVGAKDYTTEVIQSLGDPGVFVHGISIKPGKPTILAVADGKPVIGLPGHPASAMIIFKLFGERVFRRLKGEKIEHKPERIFARIVKNIASSPGRSDYIRVRLEEKSGEWWAEPIIGKSGLITTLVKSDGIVEIVSEKEGISQGEYVPVILTR; translated from the coding sequence ATGCAATTTTTCAAAGTGAAAAGTGTTGAGGAGACCTTTGCGTTAATTGATGAGAAAATCGGCAAGATCACGGAAACCGAAATCCGTCTGCTGGATGAGGCGCTTCATTACATCCTGGCAGAGGATGTCACTGCGTGCGAGAATGTTCCTGGTTTCGACCGCTCCACCGTCGATGGCTATGCCGTCATCGCCCGTGACACATATGGTTCTTCCGAATCGATGCCAGGCTTCTTGAATGTAGCCGGCGAAGTCCATATGGGCGAGGAAGCGGTAAAGCCGGTAGGCAGAGGCGAGGCTATTTACGTACCGACAGGCGGAATGCTGCCGCCGGGCAGTAACAGCGTGCTGATGATCGAGCATTGCGAGGAAATTGGCGGGCTGTTGAATACGTACAAGCAAATCGCGCCGGGTGAGAATGTCATCAGGAAAGGTGAAGACATCAAAGCAGGTGAAGTCCTGTTATCTGAAGGGACAAGATTGCGGCCGCAGGAGCTTGGAGCACTGGCGGCACTTGGTGTTTCCGAGGTGAAAGTCTACCGAAAGCTGAAGGCTGCATACCTTTCTTCAGGGGACGAAATTGTTCCTTTTGAAACAAAAACACTTGAAACAGGACAAATCCGCGATATCAATTACTTGACCGTAAAGGGCCTGGTCAATGAGTGGGATATCGAACTAATTTATGGCGGAATCACACGCGATGAATATCAGGAATTCGCCCAGAAAGCCCGCGAATTGTATGAACAGGCTGACTGCCTGATTTTATCCGGTGGAAGCTCAGTCGGCGCGAAGGACTATACAACCGAAGTCATCCAGTCTCTTGGAGATCCGGGCGTCTTTGTCCACGGAATTTCTATCAAGCCAGGGAAGCCGACAATCCTCGCTGTTGCGGACGGAAAGCCCGTCATCGGACTGCCGGGTCATCCAGCATCTGCGATGATCATTTTTAAGCTGTTTGGCGAAAGGGTTTTCAGAAGGCTGAAGGGCGAGAAAATCGAGCATAAGCCTGAACGGATTTTTGCCCGGATTGTAAAAAACATAGCCTCTTCACCAGGAAGATCTGATTATATCAGGGTAAGACTTGAGGAAAAGAGTGGAGAATGGTGGGCAGAGCCGATCATCGGCAAGTCAGGCCTGATTACGACATTGGTAAAAAG